A window of the Rhodoferax sp. GW822-FHT02A01 genome harbors these coding sequences:
- a CDS encoding ABC transporter substrate-binding protein yields MKKLLSTLIATTLVAASNMAFAADKEIAVIVKTTNSDFWQNVKKGSNAAVSGLKGYTATFQGAASDTDLAGQVALVENAVNRKVAGIVLAPSDPDALIPAMKKAWEAKIPVVLIDSAASDAGKAYYQSFLATDNKAAGEMSAKTLIDKIGTTGKIAVMSYTAGSGSEIGRVGGFIDYVKAHSKLQIVGPFYSNSQMGTALNQTTDVLAANPDLKGIFGANEPTAIGMGRALAQAGKAGKVVAIGFDGNSDLQGFVRDGTIEAIAVQSAFEMGNLGVKTVVEITEGKKVPAFRDTGVLMVNKKNIDSAAAKNVLY; encoded by the coding sequence ATGAAAAAACTGCTGAGCACCCTGATTGCTACCACCTTGGTGGCTGCATCGAACATGGCCTTTGCGGCCGACAAGGAAATCGCCGTCATCGTCAAGACGACCAACTCCGACTTCTGGCAAAACGTGAAGAAGGGCTCCAATGCCGCAGTGAGCGGACTCAAGGGCTACACCGCCACCTTCCAGGGGGCAGCGTCCGACACCGACCTTGCTGGTCAGGTGGCTTTGGTGGAAAACGCGGTGAACCGCAAGGTGGCAGGTATCGTGCTGGCACCTTCCGATCCGGATGCACTGATTCCCGCCATGAAGAAGGCATGGGAGGCCAAAATTCCCGTAGTGCTGATCGACTCCGCAGCATCGGACGCCGGCAAGGCCTACTACCAGTCGTTCCTGGCCACGGACAACAAGGCCGCGGGTGAAATGTCCGCCAAGACCCTGATCGACAAGATCGGCACCACCGGAAAGATTGCCGTCATGTCCTACACCGCAGGTTCGGGCTCTGAGATTGGCCGCGTTGGTGGTTTCATCGACTATGTGAAGGCGCACTCCAAACTGCAGATCGTAGGCCCCTTCTATTCCAACTCGCAGATGGGAACCGCGCTGAACCAGACCACCGACGTGCTGGCAGCCAACCCTGACCTCAAGGGCATCTTTGGCGCGAACGAGCCCACTGCCATTGGCATGGGCCGCGCACTGGCCCAGGCTGGCAAGGCTGGCAAGGTGGTTGCCATCGGCTTTGATGGCAACTCTGACCTGCAAGGCTTCGTGCGGGATGGAACCATTGAAGCCATCGCCGTACAAAGCGCATTTGAGATGGGCAACCTGGGTGTGAAGACCGTGGTGGAAATCACCGAAGGCAAGAAGGTTCCCGCCTTCCGCGACACCGGTGTGCTGATGGTCAACAAGAAGAACATCGACAGCGCTGCGGCCAAGAACGTTTTGTACTGA
- a CDS encoding ABC transporter permease, producing MTEHQKDLLQKFAALASLLGLIVIFSFTSNAFFSVGNGMTIALQVTSIAYLGIGATCVIITGGIDLSVGAILALAGVIAAMATKAGAPVPLAMLAGLLVGALCGLINGLCVTVLKLPPFIATLGMMLVARGVALQITDAKAVGGLGDSFAELGNGSLWRVVKIGADGFPDVVFVGIPYPVLLMVVLAIAVSVLLNRATLGRHLYAIGSNLEAARLSGVKVQRVTLFAYVFSGLLAGMTGCVLMSRLVTAQPSEGLMYELDAIASAVIGGTSLTGGVGTISGTIIGAFVIGILRNGLNMGGVSAFTQQILIGLVILLTVWIDQMRHRK from the coding sequence ATGACCGAACACCAGAAAGACCTGCTACAGAAATTTGCCGCGCTTGCCAGCCTGCTGGGCTTGATCGTGATCTTCTCGTTCACCAGCAATGCCTTCTTCTCCGTGGGCAACGGCATGACCATTGCCCTTCAGGTGACGTCCATCGCCTACCTGGGCATTGGTGCGACCTGCGTGATCATCACCGGGGGCATTGACCTGTCGGTGGGAGCCATTCTGGCACTTGCCGGCGTCATCGCCGCCATGGCCACCAAGGCAGGAGCCCCGGTGCCACTGGCCATGCTGGCGGGTCTGCTGGTGGGCGCCCTCTGCGGCCTGATCAACGGCCTGTGCGTGACGGTACTCAAGCTGCCACCTTTCATCGCCACGCTGGGCATGATGCTGGTTGCCCGCGGCGTGGCACTGCAAATCACCGATGCCAAGGCCGTGGGCGGGCTGGGCGACAGCTTTGCCGAGCTGGGCAACGGTTCCCTGTGGCGCGTGGTGAAGATTGGTGCCGATGGTTTCCCGGATGTGGTGTTTGTGGGCATCCCGTACCCGGTGCTGCTGATGGTAGTGCTGGCCATCGCAGTATCTGTGTTGCTGAACCGTGCCACGCTGGGCCGGCACCTGTACGCCATTGGCTCCAACCTGGAAGCAGCGCGCCTGTCCGGGGTGAAGGTGCAACGTGTCACCTTGTTTGCCTATGTGTTCTCGGGTCTGCTCGCCGGCATGACGGGCTGCGTGCTGATGTCGCGCCTGGTAACTGCGCAACCCAGTGAGGGGTTGATGTACGAACTCGATGCCATTGCATCGGCCGTCATTGGTGGCACATCGCTCACAGGCGGCGTGGGAACGATCTCCGGAACCATCATAGGCGCCTTCGTGATCGGCATTTTGCGCAACGGCCTGAACATGGGCGGCGTCTCCGCCTTCACCCAACAAATTCTGATTGGCCTGGTCATCCTGCTGACGGTGTGGATTGACCAGATGCGCCATCGCAAGTGA
- a CDS encoding sugar ABC transporter ATP-binding protein, with product MSVNVHAQSPASGDASAPLLRLDGITKRFPGVLALDGVSFEVLRGEVHAVCGENGAGKSTLMKVISGQYRPDAGRLEYLGQVCHFDSTAQSEAAGIAIIHQELNLVPHLSVAENVYLAREPRKAWLIDKVRLRKDAQQCLDRLGVDISPDAIVHTLSVAQQQMVEIAKALSLDARVLIMDEPTSSLTDSETSQLFAIIHELKRAGVGIVYISHRLDELAHIVDRVSVLRDGRYVSTDRFCDTSVEKIVAKMVGRSLDDVFPKRTSQPQAEVIFQVKGLSRKGAFHDIGFNLHRGEILGFAGLMGAGRTEVARAIFGADPIDAGEVHLLGKQLTIRSPVDAVRQGLAYLSEDRKHDGLAVKMNVAQNITLAHMEAVSNRAGMIRFDKEQAAAAHYIEALGIRTPSTRQTVRLLSGGNQQKLVISKWLFRESRILFFDEPTRGIDVGAKYAIYQLLDQLAAQGIGVVMISSELPEIMGMTDRIAVFHEGHLVTTLNTRETSQEEVMHYASGRKAAHLS from the coding sequence GTGTCCGTCAACGTTCATGCCCAGAGCCCGGCCAGCGGCGATGCATCGGCTCCCTTGTTGCGACTGGACGGCATCACCAAACGGTTCCCCGGTGTGCTCGCGCTCGACGGGGTGAGCTTTGAGGTGCTGCGCGGCGAGGTGCATGCCGTCTGTGGCGAAAACGGTGCCGGCAAATCCACGTTGATGAAGGTGATCAGTGGCCAGTACCGGCCCGATGCCGGGCGACTGGAATACCTGGGACAGGTGTGCCATTTCGATTCCACCGCGCAGTCCGAAGCCGCTGGCATTGCCATCATCCACCAGGAACTCAATCTGGTGCCCCACCTGTCGGTGGCAGAGAACGTCTACCTGGCGCGCGAGCCACGCAAGGCCTGGCTGATCGACAAGGTCCGGCTGCGCAAGGATGCCCAGCAATGCCTGGACCGCCTGGGCGTCGACATTTCGCCGGATGCCATCGTGCACACGCTGTCGGTCGCGCAGCAGCAGATGGTGGAAATCGCCAAGGCCCTGTCGCTCGACGCCCGGGTGCTGATCATGGACGAGCCGACCTCGTCGCTGACCGACTCCGAAACCAGCCAGCTGTTTGCCATCATCCACGAGCTCAAGCGAGCGGGAGTAGGCATCGTCTATATCTCGCACCGCCTCGATGAGTTGGCGCATATCGTCGACCGCGTGAGCGTGTTGCGTGACGGGCGCTATGTGTCCACCGACCGCTTCTGCGACACCAGCGTTGAAAAGATCGTCGCCAAGATGGTGGGGCGTTCGCTGGACGATGTGTTTCCCAAGCGCACCAGCCAGCCCCAGGCCGAGGTGATCTTTCAGGTGAAGGGGCTCAGCCGCAAAGGTGCTTTCCATGACATCGGCTTCAACTTGCATCGGGGCGAAATCCTGGGCTTTGCCGGCCTGATGGGTGCGGGGCGGACCGAAGTGGCACGCGCGATTTTTGGCGCAGATCCCATAGACGCAGGTGAAGTGCATCTTCTGGGCAAGCAACTGACCATCCGTTCGCCAGTGGATGCAGTACGCCAAGGCTTGGCCTATCTGTCGGAAGACCGCAAACACGACGGTCTGGCCGTCAAGATGAACGTGGCACAGAACATCACCCTGGCACATATGGAGGCCGTCTCCAACCGTGCAGGAATGATCCGCTTCGACAAGGAGCAGGCTGCTGCAGCGCATTACATCGAAGCACTGGGCATACGCACACCCAGCACGCGCCAGACCGTGCGTCTGCTGTCAGGGGGCAACCAGCAAAAGCTGGTGATCAGCAAGTGGCTCTTCCGGGAGTCGCGCATCCTGTTCTTCGACGAACCGACACGCGGCATTGACGTGGGTGCCAAGTATGCGATCTACCAACTGCTGGACCAGCTTGCTGCACAAGGCATAGGCGTGGTGATGATCAGTTCCGAGTTGCCGGAAATCATGGGCATGACCGACCGCATTGCCGTATTCCACGAAGGCCACCTTGTCACCACATTGAACACCCGCGAGACCAGCCAGGAGGAAGTCATGCACTACGCCTCCGGTCGCAAGGCCGCACACCTTTCCTGA
- a CDS encoding FadR/GntR family transcriptional regulator: protein MLDQLKQVDNRRLYQQIADQIRTLIDKGNYAVGARLPPERELAQQLGVSRPSVREALIALEIEGCVEVRMGAGVYVCSVTQRKPQAQATMGESPIELMQARAAIEGTVVQMACAKATPAALATLRQTLDNMLSAMAQNRSPLAYDRQFHQTIAAMSGNTVLERLVGELFDERHSPITARLSAHSESGQTWATALQEHEAILRALENRDVLAAQTAVRAHLQASEQRWVENNRREWS, encoded by the coding sequence ATGCTGGATCAATTGAAACAAGTCGACAACCGTCGGCTGTATCAGCAAATTGCCGACCAGATCAGAACCCTGATAGACAAGGGCAACTACGCCGTCGGCGCGCGCCTGCCGCCCGAGCGTGAGCTGGCCCAGCAACTGGGCGTATCACGCCCTTCCGTGCGCGAAGCCTTGATTGCTCTGGAAATCGAAGGCTGCGTGGAAGTGCGCATGGGGGCCGGCGTTTACGTCTGCAGCGTCACCCAACGCAAGCCGCAGGCACAGGCAACCATGGGGGAAAGCCCTATCGAACTGATGCAGGCCCGAGCCGCAATCGAAGGAACGGTGGTGCAAATGGCCTGCGCCAAGGCCACACCGGCAGCACTGGCTACGCTGCGGCAAACCCTGGACAACATGCTTTCGGCCATGGCGCAGAACCGTTCCCCCCTAGCCTATGACCGCCAGTTTCACCAGACCATTGCAGCCATGTCCGGCAACACGGTGCTGGAGCGGCTGGTGGGCGAACTCTTCGATGAGCGCCACAGCCCCATCACAGCCCGCCTGAGCGCCCACTCCGAATCAGGACAGACCTGGGCAACTGCGCTACAGGAGCACGAAGCCATCCTGCGCGCACTCGAAAACCGCGACGTCCTGGCCGCCCAGACCGCGGTGCGCGCGCACCTGCAGGCCTCCGAGCAGCGCTGGGTGGAAAACAACCGGCGCGAATGGTCCTGA
- a CDS encoding altronate dehydratase family protein encodes MTIQVPALIQLSDLDNVAVARSRIEAGQTVASAASRVLAVDAIDAGHKIALQTIGAGEPVRKYGQIIGLATRAIGAGEHVHVHNVDMVASRAQHGAGVDYRATPITHDGATFEGIVRPDGRVATRNFLGIVASVNCSATVCQRIAQHFTPQVLQDYPNVDGVVAITHGQGCGMASKGESMDVLRRTLRGYADQPNFAGVLVIGLGCEVNQVAGIVDGLAPRGPGLLATLKIQEAGGTREAIAAGIEALAAMLPMANEARRTTVSASHLVVGLQCGGSDGYSGISANPVLGAAVDLLVRHGGTAILSETPEIYGAEHLLTARAASQAVADQLMARLQWWETYTSTHGADMNNNPSPGNKVGGITTILEKSLGAVAKAGSTGLMAVYEYAQPVRAHGLVFMDTPGYDPVSATGQVAGGANLICFTTGRGSTYGCKPTPSLKLATHSALFQRMRLDMDFDAGTVVEGSQTIAEAGQELFELMLATASGQQSSSERNGLGDNEFVPWQLGAVM; translated from the coding sequence ATGACCATACAAGTGCCTGCGCTGATCCAGCTCAGCGATCTGGACAACGTGGCCGTTGCGCGCAGCCGCATCGAAGCCGGGCAAACCGTTGCAAGCGCCGCGAGCCGCGTTCTGGCAGTGGATGCCATAGATGCGGGCCACAAGATCGCGCTGCAGACCATCGGTGCCGGAGAACCGGTGCGCAAGTACGGACAAATCATCGGGCTTGCCACGCGCGCGATCGGTGCTGGCGAGCATGTTCACGTCCACAACGTGGACATGGTGGCTTCGCGCGCGCAGCATGGAGCGGGAGTGGATTACCGGGCCACGCCGATCACCCATGATGGGGCAACGTTTGAGGGCATTGTGCGCCCCGATGGCCGTGTGGCAACGCGCAACTTCCTGGGCATTGTTGCCAGCGTCAATTGCTCGGCCACGGTGTGCCAACGCATCGCACAGCATTTCACGCCGCAGGTATTGCAGGACTATCCGAACGTGGATGGTGTGGTGGCAATCACCCATGGCCAGGGCTGCGGCATGGCCAGCAAGGGCGAGAGCATGGATGTGTTGCGTCGCACCCTGCGGGGCTATGCCGACCAGCCCAACTTTGCCGGTGTGTTGGTCATCGGCCTGGGTTGCGAGGTGAACCAGGTCGCCGGCATTGTGGACGGCCTGGCCCCACGTGGGCCAGGCCTTTTGGCCACATTGAAGATCCAGGAGGCTGGCGGAACACGAGAAGCCATAGCCGCAGGGATTGAAGCACTCGCTGCCATGCTGCCCATGGCCAACGAAGCCAGGCGTACAACCGTCAGTGCCAGCCATCTGGTGGTGGGTTTGCAGTGCGGTGGCTCCGATGGCTACTCCGGCATCAGCGCCAACCCGGTGCTGGGCGCTGCGGTGGACCTGCTAGTGCGCCATGGCGGCACGGCCATTCTGTCAGAGACGCCGGAGATCTACGGTGCCGAACACCTGCTCACTGCGCGTGCTGCGTCCCAGGCCGTGGCCGATCAGCTGATGGCGCGGCTGCAATGGTGGGAGACCTATACCTCGACCCATGGCGCCGACATGAACAACAATCCGTCGCCCGGAAACAAGGTCGGCGGCATCACGACCATATTGGAAAAGTCCCTGGGTGCGGTGGCCAAGGCAGGCAGCACCGGACTGATGGCGGTGTACGAATATGCGCAACCGGTGCGCGCGCACGGGTTGGTTTTCATGGATACCCCGGGCTACGACCCGGTCTCCGCCACCGGCCAGGTCGCGGGCGGCGCCAACCTGATCTGCTTTACCACCGGGCGTGGTTCCACCTATGGCTGCAAGCCGACCCCTTCACTCAAGCTGGCCACCCACTCCGCGCTGTTCCAGCGCATGCGCCTCGACATGGACTTCGATGCGGGCACCGTGGTGGAAGGCAGCCAGACCATTGCCGAGGCAGGGCAGGAGCTGTTTGAGCTCATGCTGGCAACCGCTTCCGGACAGCAAAGCAGCAGCGAGCGCAATGGCCTGGGGGACAACGAGTTCGTTCCCTGGCAGCTCGGAGCGGTCATGTGA